The Aliiroseovarius sediminilitoris region CTGCTGACCAAAGTGACCATCGGTTGCGGCCCTGCGATTTACAATGCCGATGCGTCTACCGTTGCGGCTGGACAGGACAGCGAGCTTGAGACCGTGAAAGACAATTTCCTGGTCAAGAAGCTGGGTCTTGCCGATGGCCCGCAACTGATGGAAGCAATCAATGCCGTCATCGACACCTATGGTCGTAGCGAGCGTAACAAGTATCGGGCCGTTGTGTATTACATGCTGGTCAAGCACTTCGGCAAGGAATCCGTCTACGGCTAAGCTGTTTGCGACGTGATGCAAGGGCGCTGCCATTTCGGCGGCGCCTTTTTTAGTGATGCATTAAGATATTGATTTTGAATAGTATTGTAAGCAAAGCAAGCTTGCCTCGCGGCGCGCTGGCCGCTACTGTCAAATCGAAGGCTAGGATGGCCGGACCCGAATTTCAAAGACGCTTGTGGTGCTGGGGAGCACGTGGGGTGGAAAGGAGGGGCCGAGACGTCAGCCCCTCCTTTCTCTTTTTTCAGAACACTAGAACAGGACAAGCACCAGCCCGATCACCGCGCAACCGCCCGCGGCATAACCGCCGTCGATCCAGATCAGGCTTTTGTTGCGATCGCCGAACATCACATTGTTCACGATCCAGGGTGCCACCACGAACAGGCCCAGCCCAAGTCCCGTGGTCAAGCCTTCGCCAACTGTATCAATTCCAGCCATGACAAAGATGTGCCGCATCATTCCAGCGACCACGAGCGCGCTGACGAACGCGACGATGAAAGGCAAGGGTGACTTGTCGACGGGCTTCCCGTTTTCATCGACTGCGATACCAGTCGCTTTCACCCATTGCTTGGCAAGTGCCATATACCAAACCGCGCCAAACGCGTAGCCCGCGATGGCCGAGATTAAGACCTGCAACATGAACAATCCTCCTGTGCGCGCTTTAACGCTTACAGTATGGACCCAAACCTAGGGGTTGTCGCCGGAAAGCTCTAAAACGATATCCCATTCTTCCTTCGTCACGGGCTGAACTGACAGCCGGGTGTTGTTGACCAGCACCATATCTGCAAGACGCGGATCGTCCTTGCACATGGCCAGCGTCACCGGGTTTTTCAGCGGTCGCACGGCCTTGATGTCCACGCACTCCCAGCGGTCATCGTCGGTGGTGCTGTCGGGATGGCTTTCAGCAATCACCTCGACAATGCCAACGATCTCTTTCTCTTTTTGTGAATGATAGAAGAAGCCCAGATCGCCGACTTTCATATCGCGCATATGGTTACGGGCCTGATAGTTGCGCACACCGTCCCATTCTTCGCCGGCGTCACCCCTTGCGACCTGCTGGTCCCAGCTCCAGGTCGAGACTTCGGATTTGAAAAGCCAATATGACATCAGCCCACCACCTTGTTCCACTGTTCAATTCGGACGTTCGAGAACAGGCCCGCCTTGGCATAGGGGTCGCCGTCGGCCCAGGCTTGCGCCGCGTCACGGTCTGCAACGTCAAGGATCACGAGCGATCCGCACATCGCCCCGTCTGCGTTCAGAAATGGCCCGGCCTGGGCCACGACGCCGGTGTCCTTGATATAGGCCAGATGGGCATCGCGGTTGGCTTTGCGAATGTCGATTGCACCGGGCTTGTCGGTGCAGATAAGAGCGGTGAGCATATCATTCCTCCTTCAGGGGCCGTGTCAGCAACATGTCTGCGGCTTCGTTTACGGTCAGGTGATTTTCCAGGACGGCCACGACCATGTCGGCGATGGGCATATCCAGCCCGATCTTTTTGGCAAGGTTAGAGACTGCTTTTGCCGTCGCCTTGCCCTCGATCGTCGTGCCTTCGGGTAACGGCTCGCCCCGGCCAAGCGCAAGACCGAAGGCATAGTTGCGCGACTTGTCGGACGAGCAGGTCAAAGCCAGATCTCCAAAGCCGGACAGGCCGGACAGGGTTTCGGGGCGCGCGCCGCGCGACAGGGCAAACCGCTGCATTTCGGCAAAGCCACGGGTCATCAGGGCGGCGTGGGCACTTTCGCCAAGCCCTGCGCCGATTGTCATTCCACAGGCGATGGCGACCACGTTCTTCAGCGCACCACCGATTTCAACACCGACAAGATCGGCGCTGCGATAAGGGCGGATGTTCGGCGTCGACAATGCGGTTTGCAGCGCATGGCCATCGTCAACCGCCAGCGTCAGCGCCGTGGGAAGGCCCGCTGCGATGTCCACAGCGAAGCTTGGCCCCGACAATATAGCGGGTGTTGCGGCAGGACAGGCTCGGCGGATGATTTCGGCCGGGCCAAGGCCGGTGGTCAGATCAATGCCTTTGCAGCACGCGACAAGGGTTTTGCCGTCCAGAAACTTTGTGTGCTGGGTCAGAAAGCGGGCAAGAGATTGCATCGGGACGGTCAGCAAAAGGATGCTGGATTGCGCTGCGTCCGACAGGTCGCCGGTCACGGCCAGCGTTTCGGGAAAGGTGAAGCCCGGCAGGCGTCGCGTGTTCTCGCGCGCCACGTCCATATCTGCCAGATCGCGCGCCCAGAGCGTAACGGGTCGCCCCGTGCGCGCCAAAGAGATCGCCAAGGCTGTGCCGAAAGCACCTGCGCCCAAGACCGAAACCGTCATGCTTTCGCCCCCTTCTTTCCTGATCCAAGCATGGCGGGGGCATGTTGGTCCAGTGGCCATCTTGGACGGGCCTGCAAGGTCATGTCGTCGCGCTGACCGGCCCGGAAACGCTCGATCCCCGCCCAAGCGATCATTGCGGCATTATCTGTGCACAGCGCAAGTGGTGGGGCCAAGAATGTGACTTTCTCACGTTCGCAAACAGTCTCTAACGCAGCGCGAATTGTCATATTGGCGGCAACACCTCCGGCCACGGCCAGCGTTGGGGTGGCCGGTGCCAAAGTCAGGTATTCGGCCAAGGCTCGGCGTGATTTTTCGGCCAGAACATCGGCCACGGCGGCCTGGAACCCGGCACAAAGATCGACACGGTCGGCACGGCGCAACCCGCCATGTTCGGCGACCAGTCGGTCGCGTTCGCGCAGCAGGGCCGTTTTCAAGCCCGAAAAGCTCATGTCGCAACCGGGGCGATCCAGAAGGGGACGTGGGAAATTGAACCGTTTGGGGTCGCCCTTGCGCGCTTCGGCTTCGACCGCGGGACCGCCGGGTTGCAGCAAACCCAAGAGCTTCGCTGTTTTGTCGAACGCTTCGCCGGGGGCGTCGTCGATGGTGCCGCCGAGCCTGCTAAACTCATCCGGTCCTTTGGCGATCAGGAACTGACAATGCCCGCCGGACACCAGCAACATCAGATAGGGGAACGCCGTCTGATCCGTCAGGCGGGGGGTCAGCGCGTGCCCTGCCAGATGGTTCACGCCAATCAGTGGCAGACCGGATCCAGCCGCCAGACCCTTGGCGCACATGACCCCCGCCACGACCCCGCCGATCAAACCGGGTCCGGCTGTGACGGCGATCCCGTCAAGCTCGCCAAGGCGCAAACCGGCCCGTAACAGAGCCTCTTCCACGCAAATATCCAGTTTTTCAGCATGGGCGCGGGCGGCAATTTCCGGCACCACCCCACCGAAATCAGCGTGCAACCCGGTCTGCCCAGCCACGATGGACGACAAAATCTCGGGCATTTGGTCGGCGGTATGGCGCACCACCGCCGCCGCCGTGTCATCGCAGGAGCTTTCCAGCCCCAAAAGGGTTATCGTGTCTGTCATCGCGTTCTGGTCCAAGCGGGATTGGTTGCGGTGTGGCCTCTGGTCGGGGTAACACCACAGGGCAAATCAGACAATCCCGGCAGGCTTATCATGTCCACCCAAAAGACGCTGGTTCTGACCCGACCAGAGCAGAACGCCAACCAGTTGGTCACTCAGATCAAGGAGTCCTTGGGTCGAGATGTGCCAGTTGTCCGCTCACCGATTATGAAAATTTCTCCGACGGGGTTTTGGCCGGACCTGACGGGCGTTGATCTGGTGATCGCGACGTCTGCACACGCCATTCATGGCCCGCTAGATGGCAAACCGGTTTTTTGTGTCGGCGTGCGCACCGCAGATGCGGCGACACTAGCGGGCGGAGATGTGCGCCACTGTGCGTTGGATGCGGCGTCACTGCTTGTGTGGATGGAAACTCAGCCCGATCCGGGCACGGTGATCTATTTGCGCGGGTCGCATGTGGCGACCGACATTCCAGCGGCACTGACAAAACTGAATATCGCAGCGCGCGCCGCTTGGACCTATCGGCAGGATGACCTGCCGCTGACCGACGCCGCCCGCAAACTGTTGGAAGGAACGAGACCCGCGATCCTTCCCCTTTATTCGCCCCGCTCAGCGCGATTGGTTGGGCAGGCGCTTGCAAAGATCGGAGAGAGCCTTCATGTCATTGCGATCAGTGACGCAGTTGCCGATGTTTGGCGCACCGAGACAGGGGGATCGTGTGATGTGGTCGCCGAACCCACCGGCGCGGCAATGGCAGATCGGATAATCGCGACCCTGCGACACTGACCTTGCTTGAGCCAACGGGGGTGGCAAGCTAAGCTGAAACCACAGACGCACCGTGATTTTCTTTAAGAGATTCGAGAGGTTCCGAAATTGGCCAAATCCCGCAAACCAGCCAAGGACACGCCAGAAATGGTCGAGGACGCCGTTGTCGTTGACGAACCCAAAACAGATGAACCGGAAACAGTGAACAAGGTGACTGAACCCGATGCGCCGGATCAGGCACCCGACGAGCAGGAGAAATCGGAAGGTGGTGGGCGTGATGCAGATGCAGAGGATGCAACCACGGATACAGATACGCCAGATCAGATTGCCAAGGATACGCCATCCGCTCAGGCTGCCCCCACCGCAGCCCCCGGTGGATCGACGTTTTTACCACTTCTATTGGGCGGAGCCGTTGCGGCGGCGCTGGGCTTCGGCGCGGCGCGCTATCCCGATCAATGGCCCTTTGCCAGCCAACCCGATGTGGACCCGATAGAGATTAAACTGACCGATCTGGGTGATCGTGTGTCTGGTATCGAGGAAGTGACGGCAGCGCAATCGGCCACGCTGACGGATTTGCAGGACGCCACCGGGCTGGATCAGTTGCGCGGTGAAATGACGGGTCAACTGAACCAGCTGCGCGTTCAATACGAGTCAATGTCGGAAAAGCTGACCGAACTGGAAAACCGGATCGTTACGGTCGAGAAACTGCCGCAGGGGTCCGGCATGGAAGCGGCCGCCGCCGCGGCTGCCGCCTATGAGCGCGAATTGCAGCAAATGCGTCAGATGCTGGACGCGGAACTTGAGCGTATTGGAAACGCTCAGGATCAGGCGCAGACGCTTGAGGTCAGCGCCGCCGAGGCAGCCAAAGCCGCTGCGGCACGGGCTGCGATGTCTCGTGTATTGGCGGCGCTGGAAAGCGGACAGCCCTATGGTGATGCGCTGTTTGATCTGACCGAGAATGCGGGTCTTGACGCACCGGACGCGCTGTCGGCATATGCGGAAACGGGCATCGTGACGCTGGCAACACTGCAAGCGCGGTTCCCGGAGGCGGCGCGCGATGCACTGGATGCGTCTATCCGGGCGGCGGTTGCAGATGGCCAGATGGATCGTGTGACGGCATTTTTCCGCACCCAGCTTGGTGCCCGGTCGCTTGAGCCGCAAGAGGGCGATGATCCCGATGCGATCCTGTCACGGGCCGAAGCCGCGCTGAAGGATGGCCGGATCGCGGCTGCATTAACCGAGCTTGAAGCTTTGCCCGACGCTGGCAAACCCGCGCTTGATGCTTGGATCGAACAGGCCGCCGCCCGCAAGGATGCGCTTGAGGCTGCCCAGGCCTTGGCCCAGCAAGTGAACAGTAATTAAGGACGCACCGATGCTTTGGTCTCTTTTCAAGATTATCCTTTTCGTGACTGCCATCGCTCTGCTGACGCTGGGTGCCGGGTTCCTGATGGAAACCGAGGGTGGCATTCGCATTGCCATTGGGGCGACCGAGTATAATCTGGAGCCTTTACAGGCGGTTATCGCTGCTGTGGTTCTGGTGGTGGCGATCTGGCTTGCGATCATTGTGCTTGGTCTGATCGTGGCTTTCATCCGGTTCGTGAATGGTGATGAAACCGCAATTTCACGCTATTTCGACCGGTCGCGAGAGCGCAAGGGATACGAGGCGTTGGCCGAGGGCATGATCGCGCTGGCCTCCGGTGAAGGCAGCACCGCTATGTCCAAGGCCAGTCGGGCCGAGAAATATCTGCACCGCCCCGAATTGACAAACCTTCTGACCGCGCAGGCCGCGGAAATGACCGGTGACAAGCGGAAGGCGGACGAGGTGTATCGCCGCTTGCTGAAAGATGAACGAACCCAGTTTGTCGGCGTGCGCGGCATCATGAAGCAAAAACTGGCCGAAGGGGATACCGAGACGGCGATGAAACTGGCGCAAAAGGCGTTTGCCCTAAAGCCGCGTCACACGGAAACGCAGGACGTGTTGCTGGGCCTGCAAGCCCGCCACAATGATTGGTCGGGTGCGCGCAAGACTTTAGGGGCCAAGCTGAAATATGGCGACCTGCCGCGTGATGTGCATAAGCGTCGCGATGCGGTTCTCGCGCTGTCCGAAGCCAAAGGCGTTCTGAACGAAGGCAACGACATCAAGGCGCGTGAGGCTGCAATTGAAGCCAATCGCCTGTCGCCCGATCTGGTGCCCGCCGCCGTGATGGCCGCCCGCACCTATATCGAACAGGGCAAACCACGCTATGCCAGCCGCGTTCTGGTCAAGGCGTGGAGCGCCCAGCCGCACCCAGACATCGCCGCCGCCTTCGCCGAGATTGTGCCGGATGAGACACCCGCCGATCGGCTGGTGCGGTTTCGTGCGCTGACCAAGCATCGCGACGGCGATCCCGAAACGCGGATGCTTCTGACCGAGTTGAACATCGCCGCCGAGGATTATGCCGAAGCCCGCAAAGCGCTGGGCGATTTACCCGATGCCTTGCCCAGCCAGCGTGCCCTGACGCTGCTAGCCGCAATCGAGCGCGGCGAAGGCGCAGATGATCAAACCGTCCGCGCTTTGCTGGCGCGTGCCGTGACGGCCCCGCGCGGCCCGCAATGGGTGTGCGAGAACTGCAACCATGTCCACGCCGCCTGGACCCCGATCTGTGATGGGTGTCAGGGCTTCGACACGTTGGCATGGAAGCCTGCGCCCGAAACCGATCACGCAATGCAAGGGGGGGCTGAGATGCTGCCGATGATTGTCGGCGCAGCGGACGCGGGTGATGACACAGCCGAACTTCTCGACCCCGATGACGGGCAAGAGGACGACGTGCTGGAGGCCGAACTGCTGGATGCGGACGCCACGCCGGATGGTGACGCGTCGAAAACCTAGCGACACGCGAGGACGGACAGGCAGCCTTGGCAATTCGATCTGCGACGATCCATCACCATTGCATGAAATTCGCTTGCACAGCGCCCAACCCGCGTCTAAAACCCCGATCGCTGCTGTGTTGTTCCGGGCCGGCAGTCATCTGTGGGCCGCTGTAGCTCAGCTGGTAGAGCACGTCATTCGTAATGATGGGGTCGGGGGTTCGAGTCCCTTCAGCGGCACCATTCTTCTCTTAGAAACAAGCATTTAGTCAAAAACAAATATGACAAACTTCCGGTTACAAGGAGCTATGTCGCCTATCGACCAACATCGGCAGCAGCCTGACGAACCCAAGAAGAAAAATTGGTGGAGCCAAGCTGCTCCTTGTAGCAATAGCGGCCCGCGTAACGAGAAAGCCTTATTACGTTCGTGTCGTGCGGTTTGATCCAAGTTGCCGGAAGCGTGACAGGCTGGGTGTAGTCATCGTACTTGACCCATTTTCCATTCTTGAATTCGGCCAAGCGGATGCTGTCGCCAGCCTTGTAAACTGCCATGTAGTCTAATGGGTTCGGCCCTTCATTCGACACGTACCCCTGTTGATTGCCCATGCGATGTATCCCAACAGCCAAAAGACCGTTACCTTTGACCACCGAGCGCGCAATCTCATAACGCACCCAACGACGCTCAAATGTGTTCGATCCTACGAGCACACAGGTTACAGAAGTATTCTTGATGCCTTCTCGGATAAGGTTTTTCAGAGAGTCTGGTCCGGTCCGCTTCGATCTCTCCCAAATACTACCGTCATAAAAACCCTCAGCCTCGCGTGAATATTCGTGATTGTAGCGCCAAGATTGACGAACTTGGTTCACACGCCAAACGTCGCTTTGGTAGTGAAATGAGAAGAATACTCGCCGTTTCGTGGTCGGGATTTGCAGTGAGGTGAACAAACTATTCATCTATACTCCCCTAAAAATGAGATATGCCACGGCGCCAAGTGAGAGCAATATCGCTAAGTAAAACCAGCTCACAGACCAAGAAACCGCAAGGCGCAACGTTGAAGCTGTTTCACTCATGAACGGTACTGCATTGAGGCTGTAGGCTTCAATTTCTTCACCGCGACGTACATGGTCATAGAGATTACGATAAGCGCGCTCTAGGCGGAGGTATTGTGCATCCATCAACCAGAAGATCAGCATCGGAACTATCGCAGCTACTGCATAGTAGGGGAAGGCTGTTCTACTGTTGCCATGACTGCCACTGCGGCACTACCAAACGTTGCCGCAAGCGCCTTCAATGTGAAGGAATTCGCGCCCATGCGGGAAATGACCCCTTGCAGCATTGTCAAATGTGCAATCCGGATGCTTTCATCTTGCGTTTGGTCTGGCGCCAATAGTCTATCCCTATCTTGTATGTCCGACTCGGTTATCAACAATATGTACCACACCCAAGTACAGGAACGAAAGAGGAACTCGTTGGGCTGTTTGGATTGAAGGACCACGCATCGCTCCGCCAGAAGCTAATGCCTACATCCGGTGACATGATGATCGACAGGACATGCCCCGGCTGCATCCCGCGAAATAGCATCCAGATCACTGCGGCGTACACCAGCTCAGAACGGGAGGCATAGTTCTTTCCGGGGGATTGCTGCCCGTCATGATGGCCTCGACCCATTCCGGCTCCGGCGGCAGAACTTCATAGAGATGATCGGGCAACCCTGCGTTTGCCGAGCAGCAAATCATGGTTCGGCTCGGAAAGACAACTTCTAACAGAAAAGTGGTGCCCCATGACGGACTCGAACCGCCGACCTTGTCCTTACGAAGGACCTGCTCTACCAGCTGAGCTAATGGGGCTACGCGACCGCCCGTTTAAACGCAACGGGCGGCCCCTTCAAGGCAGATTCAGAACGGAATCTCGTCGTCGCCATCATGCGTAGCCAAGCTGGCAAGAATCTCATCCTCAGACGGCTCGTCACTCTCTGCGTTTGCGATGAAAAACCAGTCACCACGGTCACGGTTCATCTTCCATGGGATGGCGCGAAGATTCCAAGGCACATGCAATCCGCAGATGACCTGCTCGCCCGCCTTGTTCTTGCCCACGAGTTGAACCATGTGATCCACCTCATGCGGAATGCCTGTCGCTATGTGCAGCGCCTCTGCGGCATCGTAGATTTCAAGAATCTGCTTCTTCTGCTCAACGAAGAGTTTTTCAACGAACTACGCCGATTGTGTTGAACAAACTTCCCAACTGAGTTGGATGAGCCAATTTTGCGGGAAGATATTCTGGTGAGGCGGCGAATTCCTTTGGTTTTTGGCTAATCGTAGGTCGAGTAGGAATAATGTTTTGCATTTTGTAGGACGCAGAGCGCCACAGGGAATTTTTCAACACAATCCGCCCAATTCGATAACGTAGCAAGCCAAAGAACGGATTCAGTTTGGGTCTGCTATTGACGCTCAGATTCCTATGAAATATGTCGTCATCCTACTGGGCGGGCGTTGTGTAGTGGTAAGACCTTAGCCTTCCAAGCTAATGACGCGGGTTCGATTCCCGCCGCCCGCTCCAGACCTCTTCGTTAGTTGCAAATACACGCTATCGCGCTGGCTGCATCGCCAGTTCCCTTTTCTCATCGCGTTTGAAAAACACGTAGTAAAAGACCGGCGCGGCCACCAATGTCAGGACGGATGCGAACGCCAAGCCGCCCATGATCGTCACCGACATCGACACGAAGAACGCGTCTGACAGCAGGGGTGCCATGCCAAGGATCGTGGTCACGGCGGCCAAAACAACGGGGCGCACCCGTGACGCCGACGCCTCGATAATCGCCGGTCGCAGGGGCACACCTTCAGCCCGGACAAGGTCGATTTCCTCGACCAGAACGATGCCGTTCTTGATCAACATGCCCGACAAGCTCAGAAGGCCAAGCAGGGCTGTGAAGCTGAACGGAAGACCAGTGCCCAACAGGCCAACCACCACACCGTTCACCGACATCGGCACAAGAAGCCAGATGATGATCGGCTGTCTGATCGCGTTGAACAACAGGATCGAGATCATCACCATGATCAGCGCACTCAGCGGCAGTTGCGCACCGAGGCTTGCCTGCGCTTTCGAGGCGTTTTCGAACTCGCCCCCCCATTCCATCGTGTATCCCGAAGGCAGCGGGATCGCCTCGACCGCAGACCGGATTTCGGTATGGGCCTGCGCGGCGGTTACGTCCGTCGCCACATCGGCCCCGACCGACATCGTCGGCACCCTGTTGCGCCGCTGGACCAATGTGTTTTCGACTCGATAATCAAAGCCCTCGATCAATTGCTCAATCGGCAGATAGGTGCCCGTGATTGGCGAGAACACAAGCTGGTCGTTCAGATTGAATTCTTCCGGTTGTGGGCGGCGCATGATGATCGGGATCTGTCTTTCCCGCTCGCGATACACCCCCGCGCGCAAACCGTCGGTCGCATAAAGAAGTGATGCCGCCACGTCGTCACGGTTGATCCCTGCCGTCTGCGCGCGCTGGGTGGCATAAACCGGCTCGATCACCAGTTCCTGCTCGCGCCAATCGGTGCGCAGGTTCAGAAGATTGTCGGAACTGTCGGCCATGACCTGCATGGCCTGATCCGCCAGATCGCGCAACACGGACGGATCACCCCCCGAAAAACGCACTTGGATTGGATCACCGCCGCCGGGGCCAAAGACAAGCCGCTGAACACGGAACTCAGCTTCGGGGAAGTTTTCCTTCCCGAAGGTTTCCAGCCGGGCGTGGATGTCCGGAATATCTTCCAAAGCGTTGGTGCGGATGATCAGGTGCCCATAGCTTTGATTGTCCTTGCCACCGTCATAGGTCAGCATGAACCTTACCGCACCACGCCCGGCATAGGAAGCAACCGAGGTGACATTCTGCTCGTTCAACAACCAGTCTTCCATCACCTCAAGATCGTCCGAAACCTGCTGAATCGAACTGCCCTGCGGCAGCTTGTAATAGACGAAGAACAGCGGAGTGTTCGAGTTTGGGAAGAACTGCTGTTTCACCGATCCAAAACCGACAAAGCAGACCATCGTGATGGCAACCAGCCCTGCAATCACCGGCCAGCGGAAGGTCAGGGATTTATCCAGGATCTTCTTGTAGAGCACAAAAAACCGGCCGGAATAGGCATCCGCCGCGTCTTGATTGCTGACCTTGAACAGGTAATGGCCCAGCAGCGGTGTCACCGTCAGCGCCAAAACCCAGGACAGCAACAGCGAGATACCGATCACCGCGAACAGCGAGAACAGGAATTCGCCAGTGGAATCCGGCGACAAACCAATCCCGGCAAAGGCCATGATCCCGATCACTGTGGCTCCGAGAAGCGGAATCTGGGTTTTCTTGGCAGCGTCATCCGCCGCCGCAAGCGAACTGCGCCCCCTGAGCATCGAGATTTGCATCCCTTCGGCGACAACAATCGCGTTGTCCACCAGCATCCCCATCGCAATGATCAGCGCGCCCAGCGAAATCCGCTCCATCTCGATCGAGAAGATCGCCATGAACAGAAGCGTGCCAACGACGGTCAGCAAAAGCGTTGCCCCGATGACAATGGCCGCCCGCCACCCCATGAACGCGCCCAAAACGACGATCACGATGCCGACCGACATGGCGAGGTTCTTCAGAAAGTCGTTCGAACTTTGCTCGACAACCAGATGCTGCTGATAGATGGGATGCAATTCGATCCCGTACGGGATGTCGGCAGACAATTGGGCCAGACGCGCGTCAACGCGATGTCCAACCTTCACGATGTCTTCTGTGTCCAACCCTGCAATGCCAATTGTGAACGCCTCTTCCCCATTAAACCGAATGATCTGATCGGGCGTCGCCACCCGTTCTCGGCTGACTTTTGCAACATCGGCAACGTTGAACAGCTGCCCATTCACCCCAATGCTGAGAGAGGCGATATCGGACACGGTTTCCGATCCTTCGGGTGCCTGGAACATCAATCGTGCGCCGTCCTTGTTCAGCGACCCGGCAGAGGTCACGGAATTGGCGGACGACACCGCGCCTATGATTGCAGCTGGCGGTATCCCCTGATTGACCGACAAGGTCATGTCAGGTTCGATATAAATTGCTTCTTCGGGGATGCCTGACAAATCAACATCGGCCACCCCGTCAACGACAAGAAGCTCGCGCCTCAGATAAGTGCCGAGATCATATTTTTCGGCATCCGTGAAGCCGGGGGCGGTGACGGCGTAATACAAGCCGAATACATCCCCGAAACTGTCATTCACGAAGGGCGGAAGGGCGTTGTCGGGCAGTTGTCGCGATGTGTCACGCACGCGTGCACGAAGACGGGTCCAAATGTCAGGCAATGCCTCGGCTGGATAGGTGGATTTGATCTCAACATCTATCCGGCTTTCACCGGGACGGTTGGTCGATGTGATCTTCTCGACCTCTTCCATCTTCTGAAGTGCGCTTTCCAGCGGTTCAGATACCTCGGTCGCGACCTGCGCGGCAGTGGCGCCCGGGTATTGCGTGACGACGACGGCCTGTTTGATGGTAAAGGCCGGGTCTTCCAGGCGGCCAAGATTCAGAAACCCCCAGATGCCGCCCAACAGCATGGTAAGGATGATCAGCCATGTATAGAGCGGCTTCTCGATCGAGGCGCGTGCGATATTCGGCATGTCAGCCCCCTTAGTTTGCGAAACCGGTAAAGCGGCGCACCGCGTCACCATCCCGCAGCGCCGATGCACCCGCTGCCACGATCACGTCGCCCGCCGAAAGACCGGACAACAATTCGAAATCACCATTGGGCGCGGGCTTGACCGTCACCGGGGTCGCGCTGACTGTGCCGGCGTCGCCGTCACCTGCCACGAAGCGCATGACGGACAGCGCCCCGTCGGGGGCCGCGACAATCGCAGTCGAGGGGATCAGGATACCGGGATTTTCGTGTGCCGCCGACACCCGCACGTTCACCGATGATCCGGGCAGAACATTCAGGTCCTCCCGCGGTGCCATGCCCAAGGTCAGGCGATAGGTCTGACCGGCCTCGGCGGCCTCGGCGTTGAATTCACGGATTGCGACCGGAAACGGCGTGTCATGGGCCGGAAACTCGGCCACGAACTGCACATTCTTTTCTTTCGACGCTGTTTGGAACAGGATTTCGGGCACGTCGATCTCGATCCGGATTTCGCTCATGTCATGCAGACGCACAACAGGCGTGCCAGCACTGATCGTGACGTAATTGTCGACATCCCGCGCCGCGACAAGCGCGTCGAACGGGGCGTAAAGCGTAGCGTTGTTCAGGTTTCTCTCGGCCTGCCTGAACGCGATATCAGCCAAGCTCAGCTGCGTCGTCGCATCGTCCAGGGCCACCTGACTGACGGTGTTTCCCCGCAGCTTGGTCAAACGATCCAGTGTCCGTTCCGCCAGATCTTTCTGCACAGCCGCTTGTTCCAGCGCCAACGAAAACTGTTCCTGATCCAACTGCGCCAGCAAATCACCTTCAGAAACCAATTGCCCTTCGATCACCGGAAACTCGACGATCTGACCTCCCACCTGGAAGGCCATATCAACACTTTGTCGCGCGACCACCTTGCCGAAAAAAACGCGGCTTAAAGTGTCATCATCTGCTGCGACCGTCATAAGTTTCACGGGTTTGACGGCA contains the following coding sequences:
- a CDS encoding efflux RND transporter permease subunit translates to MPNIARASIEKPLYTWLIILTMLLGGIWGFLNLGRLEDPAFTIKQAVVVTQYPGATAAQVATEVSEPLESALQKMEEVEKITSTNRPGESRIDVEIKSTYPAEALPDIWTRLRARVRDTSRQLPDNALPPFVNDSFGDVFGLYYAVTAPGFTDAEKYDLGTYLRRELLVVDGVADVDLSGIPEEAIYIEPDMTLSVNQGIPPAAIIGAVSSANSVTSAGSLNKDGARLMFQAPEGSETVSDIASLSIGVNGQLFNVADVAKVSRERVATPDQIIRFNGEEAFTIGIAGLDTEDIVKVGHRVDARLAQLSADIPYGIELHPIYQQHLVVEQSSNDFLKNLAMSVGIVIVVLGAFMGWRAAIVIGATLLLTVVGTLLFMAIFSIEMERISLGALIIAMGMLVDNAIVVAEGMQISMLRGRSSLAAADDAAKKTQIPLLGATVIGIMAFAGIGLSPDSTGEFLFSLFAVIGISLLLSWVLALTVTPLLGHYLFKVSNQDAADAYSGRFFVLYKKILDKSLTFRWPVIAGLVAITMVCFVGFGSVKQQFFPNSNTPLFFVYYKLPQGSSIQQVSDDLEVMEDWLLNEQNVTSVASYAGRGAVRFMLTYDGGKDNQSYGHLIIRTNALEDIPDIHARLETFGKENFPEAEFRVQRLVFGPGGGDPIQVRFSGGDPSVLRDLADQAMQVMADSSDNLLNLRTDWREQELVIEPVYATQRAQTAGINRDDVAASLLYATDGLRAGVYRERERQIPIIMRRPQPEEFNLNDQLVFSPITGTYLPIEQLIEGFDYRVENTLVQRRNRVPTMSVGADVATDVTAAQAHTEIRSAVEAIPLPSGYTMEWGGEFENASKAQASLGAQLPLSALIMVMISILLFNAIRQPIIIWLLVPMSVNGVVVGLLGTGLPFSFTALLGLLSLSGMLIKNGIVLVEEIDLVRAEGVPLRPAIIEASASRVRPVVLAAVTTILGMAPLLSDAFFVSMSVTIMGGLAFASVLTLVAAPVFYYVFFKRDEKRELAMQPAR
- a CDS encoding efflux RND transporter periplasmic adaptor subunit, which codes for MPVFPRFLAAAAVAIVATISGAVAEDAVKPVKLMTVAADDDTLSRVFFGKVVARQSVDMAFQVGGQIVEFPVIEGQLVSEGDLLAQLDQEQFSLALEQAAVQKDLAERTLDRLTKLRGNTVSQVALDDATTQLSLADIAFRQAERNLNNATLYAPFDALVAARDVDNYVTISAGTPVVRLHDMSEIRIEIDVPEILFQTASKEKNVQFVAEFPAHDTPFPVAIREFNAEAAEAGQTYRLTLGMAPREDLNVLPGSSVNVRVSAAHENPGILIPSTAIVAAPDGALSVMRFVAGDGDAGTVSATPVTVKPAPNGDFELLSGLSAGDVIVAAGASALRDGDAVRRFTGFAN